The following proteins are co-located in the Acidimicrobiia bacterium genome:
- a CDS encoding ABC transporter permease translates to MDTETGDVVSFFNDLIGFFTSVDSWSGQDGILVRTFDHIRISAFAVAVAVILALPVAVWLGHHGRGAYLAISLANIGRAVPSFGIVALAFPIALRLGLGISSWPTFVALVALAIPPIFTNGYTAVREVSPAAVEASVGMGMTDLEVLTQTELPLGMPVIWTAIRVSAVQVVATATLGAVVGWGGLGRYVIDGFAQGDDVSVFAGALLVAALSLFTDQAFAAAERWVLPRGVSARDLSGVELGAHG, encoded by the coding sequence GTGGACACGGAAACAGGCGACGTCGTGAGCTTCTTCAATGACCTGATCGGTTTCTTCACATCCGTGGATTCCTGGTCGGGGCAGGACGGCATCCTGGTCAGAACCTTCGACCACATACGGATTTCGGCTTTTGCAGTCGCCGTGGCGGTGATCCTGGCGCTTCCGGTCGCCGTGTGGCTCGGCCATCACGGGCGCGGAGCGTACCTGGCCATCTCGCTGGCCAACATCGGGCGGGCGGTTCCTTCTTTCGGGATCGTCGCGCTCGCATTCCCGATCGCTCTGCGGCTCGGCCTGGGGATCAGCTCATGGCCGACGTTCGTCGCATTGGTCGCCCTGGCGATTCCTCCTATCTTCACCAACGGCTACACGGCTGTGCGGGAGGTGTCGCCGGCGGCCGTAGAGGCTTCCGTCGGCATGGGGATGACCGATCTCGAGGTATTGACTCAAACGGAGCTCCCGCTGGGCATGCCGGTCATCTGGACTGCTATCCGGGTTTCGGCCGTCCAGGTGGTCGCCACCGCCACACTGGGAGCGGTGGTCGGCTGGGGCGGTCTCGGTCGGTATGTGATCGACGGCTTCGCGCAGGGTGATGACGTGTCGGTGTTTGCCGGGGCGCTGCTCGTTGCCGCCTTGTCACTCTTCACGGATCAGGCCTTCGCCGCGGCGGAGCGCTGGGTTCTGCCGCGAGGTGTTTCCGCACGGGACCTCTCCGGTGTCGAGCTCGGTGCGCACGGGTGA
- a CDS encoding ABC transporter substrate-binding protein has translation MRNVRRVAVGAIALALILSACGSGDGNDGGPIDGPQIKVGAQDFGESAILASLYAQALEAEGYDVAVQPLGGYRDIVLASFESEDINFTPEYAASMLEFLNGFAGEATGDAEATTEKLREYLSERGLQAFDPSPAIDTNAFVIKPETSESLGITTLSDLASKGADLVLGGPPDCETNPFCIPGLQSAYGLDLSGNFTPLDAGAITVQAFEADEIDVALLFSTSGIIADKGWVLLEDDRSMLAADNVVPVLSDEIADAYGSDLRDLVDRISAAISTADLTEMNRQFDIEQLDAADIARDFLVENGFIDA, from the coding sequence ATGCGGAACGTCCGCAGGGTTGCCGTCGGGGCGATCGCGCTAGCGCTGATTCTGAGTGCGTGCGGATCGGGTGACGGCAACGACGGAGGGCCGATCGACGGCCCGCAGATCAAGGTAGGAGCGCAGGATTTCGGAGAGTCCGCCATCCTTGCTTCGCTGTATGCACAGGCCCTCGAGGCAGAGGGATACGATGTTGCGGTTCAGCCACTCGGTGGATATCGAGACATCGTCTTGGCCTCATTTGAAAGCGAAGACATCAACTTCACGCCCGAATACGCGGCTTCAATGCTCGAGTTTCTGAACGGTTTCGCCGGTGAGGCGACCGGCGACGCTGAAGCCACGACGGAGAAGCTGCGGGAGTACTTGTCCGAGCGAGGCCTTCAGGCGTTTGATCCTTCTCCGGCCATCGACACGAACGCTTTCGTGATCAAACCAGAGACCAGCGAATCCCTCGGGATCACGACGCTGAGCGACCTCGCCTCGAAAGGTGCCGATCTCGTTCTGGGCGGCCCACCGGACTGTGAGACCAATCCGTTCTGCATTCCCGGCCTGCAAAGCGCTTACGGGTTGGATCTGAGCGGAAACTTCACGCCACTCGATGCGGGCGCCATCACCGTGCAGGCGTTCGAAGCCGACGAGATCGACGTTGCTCTGCTCTTCTCGACGTCGGGCATCATTGCCGACAAGGGGTGGGTGCTGCTCGAAGACGACCGGAGCATGCTGGCGGCCGACAACGTGGTTCCGGTTCTGAGTGACGAGATTGCCGACGCCTACGGCTCGGATCTCAGGGACCTGGTCGACAGGATCAGCGCAGCGATCTCAACGGCCGACCTGACAGAAATGAACCGGCAGTTCGACATCGAACAGCTGGACGCGGCGGATATCGCACGTGACTTCCTGGTCGAGAACGGCTTCATAGACGCCTAA
- a CDS encoding ATP-binding cassette domain-containing protein, translated as MSEPMIRLENVSKFFPGSEVPAVAGLSLEIPEGEIVVLVGPSGCGKTTTLKMINRIIEPTSGSIRVAGMDAAGTEPHILRRQIGYVIQQTGLFPHRTIGQNIATVPKLLGWDKARIEDRVAELIGLVGLEVEMADRYPAELSGGQQQRVGVARALAADPPVLLMDEPFGAVDPIVRTRLQEELLRLQDRVKKTIVFVTHDIDEAIRLGDRVAILNVGGVLEQYGPPDELLRDPAGEFVAQFLGSDRGIKRLSLIQIADVELDRGPVVLPRTAVDAARTVLSEYGIDWVAVGEGSRIDGWVSEADLAGRVLVDDGPLRPFRTRIDLSGTLKEALNAIVTTRTQVAAVFDGDAYMGMITADQINREIRR; from the coding sequence ATGTCCGAACCGATGATCCGCCTCGAGAACGTGTCCAAGTTCTTCCCCGGTTCGGAAGTCCCCGCGGTTGCCGGCCTATCTCTCGAAATCCCGGAAGGTGAGATCGTTGTTCTCGTCGGCCCGTCGGGGTGCGGCAAGACCACGACGCTCAAGATGATCAACCGGATAATCGAACCAACCTCCGGGTCGATCCGGGTGGCCGGCATGGACGCAGCGGGAACCGAACCTCACATCCTCCGGCGCCAGATCGGCTATGTCATCCAGCAGACCGGGCTCTTTCCGCATCGCACGATCGGTCAGAACATCGCGACCGTTCCCAAACTCCTCGGATGGGACAAGGCTCGCATCGAAGACCGCGTTGCAGAGCTCATCGGGTTGGTCGGCCTGGAGGTAGAGATGGCCGACCGTTACCCCGCCGAGTTGTCCGGTGGTCAGCAGCAGCGTGTCGGAGTTGCCCGGGCGCTCGCCGCCGACCCGCCCGTGTTGTTGATGGACGAACCGTTCGGCGCGGTCGACCCAATTGTCCGCACGAGACTGCAAGAAGAGTTGCTCCGGCTGCAGGACCGGGTCAAGAAGACGATCGTCTTCGTGACCCACGACATAGATGAGGCTATCCGCCTGGGTGATCGGGTGGCGATCCTCAACGTCGGCGGGGTGCTCGAGCAGTACGGGCCGCCGGACGAGCTTCTGCGGGACCCGGCCGGCGAGTTCGTAGCCCAGTTCCTCGGCAGCGACCGCGGCATCAAGCGCCTCTCCCTGATTCAGATCGCCGATGTCGAGCTGGATCGAGGACCGGTCGTATTGCCGCGAACTGCGGTGGACGCGGCCCGAACCGTTCTGTCCGAATACGGGATCGACTGGGTGGCCGTAGGCGAGGGGAGCCGGATCGATGGCTGGGTTTCGGAAGCCGACCTCGCCGGTCGCGTTCTGGTCGATGACGGACCGCTGCGACCGTTCCGAACCAGGATCGATCTCTCTGGAACGCTGAAGGAAGCCCTCAACGCGATCGTGACGACGAGGACCCAGGTTGCGGCGGTGTTCGACGGTGATGCGTACATGGGGATGATCACGGCAGATCAGATCAACCGTGAGATTCGCCGGTGA
- a CDS encoding ABC transporter permease, whose translation MTDQPFVRWSWVWSHLDEIWQRTLEHLTLTGVALVAGFGLSLLLSVVALRYRASLTPITWVAGVFYTIPSIALFAFLVPFTGLSILTAEIGLVSYTLLILIRNIVAGIDGTPASVREAALGMGYTDRRILWEIQVPLAVPVIVAGLRIASVTTVGLVTVTSLIGQGGYGVFIKRGLGRNFATEILVGTVLSILLAMLLDYLLVRLERRSAPWTRKQATS comes from the coding sequence GTGACCGATCAGCCCTTCGTTCGCTGGTCCTGGGTTTGGAGCCATCTGGACGAGATATGGCAGCGGACGCTCGAGCATTTGACGCTCACCGGTGTCGCCCTCGTGGCGGGCTTCGGCCTTTCGCTGTTGCTTTCGGTGGTGGCGCTCCGCTACCGGGCTTCACTCACTCCGATCACGTGGGTAGCCGGAGTGTTCTACACCATTCCCTCCATTGCGCTCTTCGCCTTCCTGGTGCCGTTCACCGGACTTTCGATCCTCACCGCAGAGATCGGCCTCGTCTCCTACACGCTGCTCATCCTGATCAGGAACATCGTCGCCGGAATCGACGGCACACCCGCCTCCGTTCGTGAAGCGGCGCTCGGGATGGGATACACGGACAGGCGGATCCTCTGGGAGATCCAAGTGCCGCTGGCCGTTCCGGTTATCGTCGCCGGCCTCCGGATCGCCTCGGTGACGACGGTCGGACTCGTCACGGTCACCAGCCTGATCGGACAGGGAGGATACGGGGTCTTCATCAAGCGGGGACTTGGTCGCAACTTCGCGACGGAGATCCTGGTGGGGACGGTCCTATCGATTCTCCTTGCGATGCTGCTCGACTACTTGCTGGTTCGCCTGGAGCGCAGGTCGGCGCCGTGGACACGGAAACAGGCGACGTCGTGA